AAAATCCAACGACGAATCCACGAGGTTCACCATTTCTTCGGCATCAAAGAAACGACCACCATAATTCACATGAGTTTTACCCGGAACAAAATCCGGCTTAGTTTCGTGGACCTCCCTGTAATATTCACGGGTAAGTTCCAAAATCTGTTGTTTGAGTTCTTCTTTTTTGGACATAAACGTTTCCTTTGTTACCATTTTTTCCAAGGAGCCTGACCACAGGCTAATAATTTTTCCAGCATTGATTTTTCGCGAATGTTGTCCATACACTGCCAAAAACCTGTGTGAGTGTAGGACATCAGCTCTCCATCACTAGCGAGTTTTGCTAGCGGTTCTTTTTCGAACACGCAAGTATCATCAGTGAGATAATTGAATATCTCGGGCTGCAACACCATGTAACCAGCATTAATTGTAACACCGTCATTCACGCTCTTTTCACGGAATGACTTAACTGCGTTATTGCCGCCAATGTTGAGAACGCCCTTGTCTTGAGCCAATTTGACCGCAGTGAGTGTTGCTATTTTGCCATGACTCTTATGGAATTCAAGAAGCTTATTGATGTCTACATCGCAAACACCATCACCATAAGTCATAAAAAACGGTTCATTTCCAACATATTCTTGAACGCGCTTAATGCGCCCACCAGTCATCGTATTGTAACCAGTATCGACTACAGTTACTTTCCACGGTTCAATGTGACTATGGTGAATTGTGATTTCGTTTTTGTTGTTGCTAAAATCAAAACTCACATCAGAATTTTGCAAGAAGTAGTTTGAGAACCATTCTTTGATATATTCCTGCTTGTAACCAGCACAGATGATAAACTCCGTATGACCATAATAGGCATATTCTTTCATGATGTGCCAAAGAATCGGCTTTCCGCCTATTTCAATCATGGGCTTCGGCTTGAATGCAGATTCCTCTGAAATACGGGAACCAAAACCACCTGCTAAAAGAACTGTTTTCATTAAGAAACCTTACAATATTCTTTTTTATATAGTATTATCAAATTGAAACAAATTTAAAAAAAAATAACACATTGTCAAATATCATTGAAAACAATTGACATTTTACCGCATTCTGGCAATGGTGGTTGATATCTCAATAATGATTTTTTTCAGGTATGACTAAATATCTTTTTTGGGAAACCAACTAAATTTTTCTTTTATTTTTTCTAGCTCAATTTCATTTATAGAATTATAAAGGTTATCGACGTGAGCTTTTATATGCTCTTTTGTCAGTTTTTTAAAATCTAAAGATAAAAGATAACCGATTGTTTTTTCGTCGAATCGTTTTTTTATAACTCGAGCAGGAATTCCTCCCACCACCGTATATGGAGGAATGTCTGAGGTTACTACTGCTCCTGCCGCTATAACTGCGCCCTGTCCTATGTGGACTCCTGATAAAATTGTAGCACCAAAGCCAATCCAAACATCGTCATCAATTACAATATCGCCCTTACCGATTGGTTCATCAGCGATACCAAGTCGTGCTTTGAATGGATATGTCGATATCGTTGATAAATTGTGCTCAACTTCTAGCAAAAACTTCACATCATTAGCAATAGAAACGCACGTTCCTATAATTAGCTTATGCTTTCGACCATAAGTTATGAGATGTATAGGACCATATGAAAACTTGCCGACAGAAACTAAATTCTGGTTGTAATTATTTTGGGGATAAGTCCAATTTTCAGCATTTTTCTTTCGCCAACGATTATACAACATATTTGTTTTAATATGTCTTAACAATTTTCCTAATAAGGTTTGTTTAAAAAACATGATTTAGTCTCTTTTTAAACCAACTTCTATCTAATTAAATCCAAGTTTTTTAACAATCCTTAATACTGATTTGTTAAAATTCGAATCAAATTCTTTATTTTTCTGTCTTGGTCAACTCTGTGCAACTCTCTTCTTATTAATTTTATTTTATCAGAAATATTTGTGCGGTAATTTACGGATTTTTCCAAAAGCTTTAAATTGTTATTTGACATATATTCTCTAAAATTTTCAACAATATATTTTCGCATTAAGAAATTTTTTGAGTTACCATGGTCTTTTAAGATGTCCGTTATTTTTTTGAAAACGCATCTCTTAGCCTTTTTATTACCACTAGCATTCCTATTGTGTTGACGATAAAGAAGAACCTGCGAGTCATCCCTGTAAAATGTACCTATAAAAGGCGTTAGTACACTCAAAAAATTATCATGTGCAAAGGAATAATATTTTAAATCAATTTTATGTAAAATGTTATTCAAAGCGTTGTTCCATACAAAGGTGCATCCTAAACCGAAAAATTGGTATCCCAGCGCATCGTCTACATTCATTTTGCCAAAATGTAAATGATCAACCATAGAGGAACAGCCATTTAGTGGAGATAGTTTTGAATCAACATATTGTGGAAGAGCGCTGTATGCAGCTGGTTCTGTATACTTTTTCAATCGTTCGCAAGCTTTTTCTAATTTGTTGTTAAGCCAGACATCATCTTGATCGCAAAATGCGTAAAAATCTGCTTTTTCTGCGATCTTATTTGCTAGCCACATGAAACTTCTTCCAAATCCTAAATTTTCAGAATGAATAACCGTGATTTTATTATAGCCACAATATTTATCAATATACGCAGCTTCTGTTTCATTAGAACCATCGTCTCGAATGTATATATGTACATCTACATTTTTCTGTTTTAACAAACTTGCAATTTGATCATCTATATATTCCGAACCATTATAATAAGATAAATAAACATTGACTTTCATAGGAATACCTATATTCTTGATTTATATTTCTGAAAATAGATGCTATATTAACGCTCCATAATTTATATAATAAATAATGTCGTGTCTCAACTTCACTATTATAGAGGTTCCCAAAACAAACAATATGGCAAAATATCTGTCAACTTCATTTTTTTCATATCGAATTAATAAATAAAAGAAAATTCCTATTGGTACATAAAATAAAGCGGTAAATCTAAACATCCAATACGAAACAATTGAGAATAAATACAAACAAGATCCGATAATCGATAAAAAAAGATATTGGTGATAATATGGAATAATTTTCTCAAAATTATTTTTTTTCATTAATCCATAACATGTTATAAAATAAAAAGGAATTCCCTTGATGAATGTCAAAAAAGAACCATACCCAGTATATTCTTCAAAAAAATAATGAATAATTTTTGCGGATAAAACCGGTATAAAAGATGATGAAAAAGACACTAAAAAAATTAAAATGTGTTTAAAAAAAAGAAGCATCAATAGCATTAAAAAGAGAATAAATCTTAGAGATACAACCTTTTTTTCAATGAGTTTCATTGCTAAAAAAATTGGGAAAAGAATAAAACCTGTTGTATGAAATAATGATGCACTCAAAGCATAAAGTACACAAGCAACATCTCTTTGAACACTACTTTCTTTTAAAATGTTTGCGAAAAATAAAATACAAAATGCATTTGTATAGCACTGTTTCAGCTGTGCAAAAGTTAAAGAAAAATAATCAGTTACAAGCAAAAAGAATAGAACAAATAACGAAAAATTTTTTGTTTTTTTTAAACCATAAAAAGTTATTGTGCAACAAATAAACGTTGTTGCGTATAGAACATATAGAAAATCAACATGAAGAAAGCGTGCAGCATTAAAAATAAGTTCCAAACCGGGCATTTCCACTCGATGGTTAACAAAGCTAACAAAATAATTAAGCCTGTCTCCGCCCAAACCATTAATCCCGCCGGAAAGATTAGTGCAGAAAATGTTATAAAAAGTGAATATCAATGAAAATAATATTATGTCAAAATTTGAGAACCTTATTAATGGATATGCGAAAACAGTTGTATTAACATACTTCATTTTTGTATAAGAATATATCAGCACAACCACAAAAAAATACAATAAAATTGTACTTAAAATTTTTACATCCATATCATCTCCAAATTATCTTTTTACCCACATCCTTTTACAAATGTAATATGCTAATAACCCCAATGGGTATAAAATAGCTGTTAAAATAGGTCGTGAAGAGCCATAAACGGGATTCCCTTTTTTAAGGAATGAACAAGCTATGATATATTTTATGCAATATTCAACACGTTTTTTTAAATATTTGACATGTTTAACATTGTTGTTGTATAGGTCACAATATCCATTTAAATTTTTAAACCAATTTTTTCGAACATTTGAAGTGTATCCAGAATCTTGGTATTCAATGTTCGTAGTAAAATCGTTCAGGATGAGGAACGGTTCGTCCGGTAATTGAAACCACTTATAGCTTTCAGAAACCAATTTCTCATTTGAGTAAACAGGAAATTTATTAGTTTTTTTTATCACATCAGTTCTGATAATGATTGCAATATCTCCGTAAACTTTATATTTACAGAACAAATCTTGATAGGAAGATTCTTTAAGTCCAAGAGGAAACTTGGTTTGATTCAGTTTGTTAACATTTCGATCTAAAGCAAAAATTCCAAGATAGGTTCCTTTTTTTTTATTCCATAATGTTTGAACTTTTTCAACGGCATCATTAATTAGCCAATCATCGGAATCAACCCCCCATAAAAGTTCTGTTTTAGCAATTTCAAAAGCAATTTCTCGAGCTGTATGAACGCCTCCATTTTCTTTATAAACATATTCTATCTGAAATGGAGAGCTTTGTTTCCATAGATTGATTAAAGCCCCAGTTCCATCAGATGATCCATCATCGACAACGAGCCAGATAAAATTTTTGCATGTTTGATTGCATAAGCTATCATACAATCGAGGCAATAAGTTTTTACGATTGTATGTTGGCGTGTAAATTGTGAACAATGGCAAATTAAACATTTTATCTTTTCTCAATTTTCTTTGTGATTACATTCATTTTTACAGCAGAGAAGTTTGAAAAAAAAATCATATTTTCCCTAAGTATTTTGCAAAATAATTTATTTGTCTAATGGATCTATTAGTGTCTTGCATAATACATTCCCATCAAAAATTTATCAACTAACGATAGTTTCCTTGTAGATTCTTCAATTGGAAAAATTTCAAATCTGTTTTGCTGTAAGAATTTCTCCAAATTAACAAAGCTGCTTTCATTCATCGTATTTGGATGATAGCAGAATGTAACCGTATTAAAAGGCAATTTACGAACACGCCCAGACTGTTGCGGAACAAAAGTCATTCCGTATTTTGAAAACGGCTTATTTGCTGGTGTGTCTGAAATTATGCGGATGTCCGAAGCATCCTGCAGTGCCTTTATTGTATTTTCATCAAACGTATGTGCCGGCGCAAAGAATACCTTAGGGTTTATACCATGACTGCGTAGAATGGCGACACCATCAGCAATCATCCGTTTTTGCTCTTCATACGGAAGCCCGGCAAATTCAGAACGATGATTTACAGGGTTAATACCGCCACAATTTGTTTTGAAGATATGGTTATAGCCATGTAATGCCAATTGCCAGCCTTTTTTTTGCCAAGATGCTATTCGCTTTGTCCAAAAATCTGCATCTTCCGTAAAACAATCCATATCGGGATCTTTGCAATCAGGAATTACACCAACAAGCGGTTTGACACCATACTTTTCAAGCAAAGCTTCCATTCTATCCCATTTAGCCATATTTCGCTTAGGGCAAGCATCATCAAGACGCATAATGTAGCGTGTCATGCAGACCTCCAATTTGCTTGATAAAATTCAGCAAGTTTTTTTGAAGATTCCTTAATATCGAACCCATGCTCAACAACAGACTGAATTGGATTCATGGAAGAATCGGTTCGTTTTGCCCATAGAAGTGCTTGTTCGGCCCATTTTTGTGCGTTGTCGGTTGGCAGAAAGGCACATTGTTCAGTTACTTTGACCAATCGAGGGATGACATCACTGCAAACACATGGTAATCCTGCAGACTGAGCTTCTACGGCAACCATTCCAAATCCTTCCCAAACAGAAGGAAATAAGAAACAATCTGCCGCCTGCAAAAGATTTGGAACATCACTCCTGCTTCCTAGCAAAATTACATCGTTTTGCAAATTGAGAGAAGTAATTTGCTTTTCAATCTCTGGGCGTAATTCACCATCACCAGCAAGCAATAAGACTGTATTCGAATCAACCTTATGTATCTCGGCAAAAACATTCAGTAAAAATGGATGATTCTTTGCTGGATGAAAACGGCCCACATGAATAAATGTTTTCTTGTCACCTAAGCCAAGTTTTTCGCGGTATTCCTTACGAATTTCTGGATCAAATTTGTACTGTTCCGTATCAATGGCGTTTTGCAAAATATGATACTTCGGACTGTTGACAACATTATTGCCAAACAGCCATGCACCCGCTTCTTTAGAACAACCAAAGAAATACTCGGCCTGCCAGCGCAAAGGATACTGCATAATACGCTTTACGACAGAACTTAAGCCATTGCCATTAGAAGTGCTGTGGCTATGAATAATTGTTTTCAGTCCAGCTTTTTTTGCAATAGGCAGATAAAGTGATGCATAGCTGCGAACATGAGAATGAAGAATCTTGTATTCAGGATGTTCTCTGAAGAACTGCTTCCAAAGTTTCTTCATCTTGAAATAGTTCAAGCCATTAAATGCCGGAAAGCTATAGATTTTGCCACCTAGCGCAATGATTTCGTCATAATAGGCTTGGTGTTTGGTCGTATGAATTATAAAATCAAACTGTACTTGTGTTCTGTCTATGGCACGGTAGAGGTTCATCACCATTGTTTCTGCGCCACCACGTTCCAAACCACCTAATACATGGAGAATTCTAATCATTGAATATTCTCCATTTCTTGATACCCAATAACATCCCTCATCTGCTTATTGATGATGGAGACTTCGTATTTTTCTTTGCAGATTCTGTATGCGGCATCGCCCATGGATATGACTTTGTTTCTATCGCAAAGATCAATCATTCTTTCAGCCAAAGCTTTGCTGTTCTTGATCGGTACGAGATATCCATTCACTCCGTTCACAACAGCCACTCTGCATCCCGTCCAATCTGTTGTAATCACAGGGCGACCACAGGCAAGAGCTTCCAAAATTGTCCTCGGCAGCCCCTCACGATAATAGGATGGTAACACAAATACAGATGCTTTGGCGTAAAACGCAATAGGGTCTTTCACTTCGCCCGGATGTTCAATCGTGCCGTCATTGATATAGGCTTGAATATCTTCTGACTTCAGGGCTCCAATAGAAGTATCAAACCCACCGAGAAGAATGCATTTTGCTTCTGGATGAACTTTTTTCAATTCTCGGGCAGCTTCACAAAATTCAAGGACGCCCTTTTCCTTGATGATGCGCCCCACCATCAAAAACACAGGCTTTTCTGGAATTTCAGTTTTCTTGAAACGATCCAAGTTCACTCCGGAGCCATTAACAACGGTAGTTTTTTCTTTAGGCAAATAGCCATTGCTTACCAGATACTCTATATCATCGCCATTTTGGAAAATAACCTTGTCACAAGCTTTGAATGCCTTCTTGTAAAGAGTCTTTGTGATAAGGCGAAGCACCTTGTTTTTCAGTCCGCCTGCACCGTAAACGCGTCCAAGTCCGGTTACCATTGCATAGATGTGCGGTACTTTGCAAGATTTTGCAGCAATGCTGCCGTAAATGACAGGCTTGATGTTGTAACTAAATACGATATCTGGCCGAATTTCCTTAATGTTTTTTTTCAATAGCCTAAGGTAATTCAGATCGTTTTTTACACTTGTATTATCTTTAACCGAAGGAATTTCAATAAATCTCTTAACACCCAACGCCAAGACATCGTCTATAAAATCCTTATTCGGACCCGTCACATAAACTTCGTTTCCGTGAGCAATCATATCCTTGACGAGATCACCACGGAAGTTAAATACGGTCTTATTTTTTGCAGAAACAATCAGGATTTTCATTTAAGCCAACTCCTTCTTACTCTGCATGTTGTATTCTTCCAAATTTTTCATAATCACATCGCTCATGCGTTTGCCATTTCCGTTCCCGACAAAGCTATTGTGCGGCGTGACCAAAACATTTTTCATATTCCATAAGGAACTTGTTTCAGACAATGGTTCTTCTTCAAAGACATCCAAAACTGCTCCGTACAATTTATTGTCCAAAGCCTCAATCAGAGCGTCCGAATCCACTAGTGCTCCCCTTGCGATATTCACGAGAACAGATTCGTTTTTCATCGCTTCAAAAAGCTTCTTGTTGAACATATGCCTAGTTTCATCTGTCAGTGGCAAAGTGATGATTACAACATCTGATTGTTTCAGAGCTTCAAAAGAATCGTCAGTATGGAAAATGCGGGAGAAATATTTATTTTCTCGAACAAAAGGATCCACCCCAATTACGGAGCAACCCATCGCTTCAAATCTTTTAGCGCACTCGGAACCCACAGAACCGCAGCCAAAGACGCAAACAGTCTGACCATGCAGTTCTTTCAGTTCTCTCTCTTTTTTCCATAAGTGACATTTTTGATTTTCGAAAAAGGAACGTCCTTTTTTATAAAGCGCTAATACGGAATACAGAGCGTATTCCGCCATCGGGATGCTGTAAACGCCTCTAGCATTGCAAATTTTTATGCCACGCTCTTTCACGTATTCCATCGGGACACGATCAAAACCTGCTGACGTCAGCTGGATGTATCGGAGATTCGTAAAAGATTCAATAGGGTGAGAAAGGAATATTCCGTTACCAATAATTCCTTCAACCCATGCCGGGTCGCATGGCAACTCATCTTTCTCCCATGCAAGGAACTTGACTGAATGAGTCTTTTCAATCTGTGCAATATATTCGTTTGCCTGTTGCCAAGCACCAGTTATCAGCAGGTTCATGTATTCCCCCTAAGCATTTTGTCTACAGAACCACTCATCAAGCCCCAAACTTTGTGCAAGATAAACGCAGACAAAAGAATAGATGACGTCAGAACAAGCCAATTTAACGGGAACATCAAATTAAGGTTCCTAACAGCATCAATAATAACATACTGAACCAAATAAATTTCGAGCGTTATATCAGAAAGCAGTTGTATCATTTTTTTTACACGGATGGGTGCTTTTTCAAGCATTCCGTCTAAGCCACAGAATGTTCGGAAAAGGAAAAAGAGAACAAGGAATATTGCAATTTGATTCAAGAATTGAAATGAAGCCAAATTCATCATATGAACAAACAGCAATTTGCTAGCAAAATAAGCCAAAAAAGACAGAAAAGTTGCAATCGGATAGAACCATTTAAACTTGTTTCTCAGCTTTTGGTCATTTTGCCTAAACCAAGCCCCCAACAGCATACTTTCCATAAACAAAAAACGAATCATCGGTTCGCGCACTTTATCTATGTGATAATAACTATGGTCATAAGCAAGCATATAAACAAGCAACCATACAACAGCCAAGCCAATCATAATCAATACAAGTCGTTTGTTCAATGCAGGAATCTTAACAATAAAGAACAGCGGAATGTACAATACAATAATAGATGCAACAAAATGATAATTCGTTGGGTAAACATACCACCAAGCAGCACCCATTTCTGCACTAAGTGCGTACGCTCCCACAAACATATAGATTGCAGTCATGATAATGACAGGTGGGTATATGCGCCAAATTCTTCTACCATACCATTGCGCAAAGCCTATGGCGTTTAAATCATACTTCACATTATAAAGGCAAAAACCGGAAACGGCAAAGAAGAGTACATCACCAATCAAGCCTCCATTAGCAATGAGATCTGTAGGATATATTCCCGTATAATGCGCATTTGTTATAAAACAAGCCGCTAGAGCACGTAAAAAAGTCACGAAGAATATCACAACCGTTTTCCTCGATTACTTTTTAACAAGAGTCTCGCCAATATTTTGATTATCGGCATTCGTAGCGACCTTGAAAATGGTCATAAAGAAAATTTTCATGTCAAGCAAAAGTGATACGTGATCAACATACCAGACATTCAGTTCAATTCTCTTGTGCCATTCAACATCTTTACGACCATGGACTTGAGCCCACCCCGTAATGCCAGGACGTACATCAAACATGCGCTTCTGCTCTGCGGTGTATTCATTAATTGGCCACGGATGGTAAGTCAGAGGCGGACGAGGACCAATAAGGCTCATGTCTCCCTTAAGCATGTTCAATGCTTGGGGGAGTTCATCAATCGAAGTCGCTCGAATGATGCGACCAACAGCAGTCACTCTTGCATCGCCTTTGCCGCTGTACACGCCCGAACCGGTATGTTCCGCATTTTGCACCATAGAACGGAACTTGTAAATGTCAAATTCTTTGCCTCCGAGACCTAAACGACGTTGCTTGAAAATCACGGGGCCCTTGGAATTGAGTTTAATCGCTATAGCCGTAATTAAGAGAACTGGAGACAGAAAAACAAGAACACCGAGGGACACAACAATATCAAGTAACCGTTTCAAAAAACTCTTATACATCAGATTATCCTTTTATGCATTTTTTTTCGCACGTTTGATTGCGGCAACAACATCGGCAACGGCTGTTGCGACTTCGACTTTGTTTTGTGCAAAATCTTCAGGAGTTTTATTAGCGAGAGAGGCTTCGAATGCACGGAGCGTCTTCAAATTTTCACTGAAGGTCTGTTCAATTTCAGTAATGTCCGTAATTTTGGCACAATCGCAGAATGAGCGAGAAAGGATGGCGCGGGTAGAATCGAGCCTGTAATGTTCCATGATGACCTTTTCGGCAGGCAACATGCCGCTACCAAGCTTTGCGATACCGCCAAAACCGTATGGAATTTTTGCAGTCTTGAACTTGTCGCAGAGTTTTTCGACAGTTCCATCCGACAGAAGTTCAAACATGAAAGTCATGCCGTACGAAAGGTGCAGGTCGTTGAGTCCAATATGAATTTCGTCAAAACCGCCTTTCGCTAGAACTTCGTCTACGCATTCCAAAGCCTCTTTTGTTTCGAGAAGCAGCGTTGTTTTGCAACGTCCATCAACAGCTTTGATAAAATTCGAGACTTCCTCGGGTGTTTTCCAGTACGGGAGCATAATGATGTCTGCCCCGGCTTCTATTACAGAATCAATTTCAGCAAGGCTACCGTCGTACCATGGGTTTATGCGAACGAGCATTTCTGAAGTCGTAAGATGCGGCTTTATGCTCCTGATATCTGCAACGGAGTGTTGAGACTTGACCGAATCGTAATTTTTCTGTCGTTCCTCTTTGCCTCGGGTTTCCAAATCAACCCAAATGCGGTCAACGCCGTATTTCTGGGCAATTTCAGCCACATCAGACCGATTCGTGATGTACATCAGCTTTAGTGGCATTTAATTACCGCAACCTCAGGGTTACTCCGGTCATCTTTTGTGTGTAGCGACCTCCGCTATTCCTGGTCAGACCGGACGTGGAACTAATTGTGGCAAATATAAGTAATATTATTGTAATTTTGTAGGGTTACTGCCCATTTAATGACAGATTTCTTATTTTTTCTTTAAAAGATGACGTTTCGGAAGCAAAAAAACGGCCTCAAAAAGACCGTTTTTTACGTTTTTTGAATGTTTGAGGGGTTATTTGATGGCGAGCATCGCAGCAATCACATCATCCGGAATGTTCTTCGAACGGAGATACTCGACCCGTTTGGAATCACGTTCATCGATTTTTTCGCGTTCTTGCTCAACGCCTAACTTTTTCCCACGACGGAGTGCGGCACGTTCTGCGGCACGCAGGCGATCCCCTGCGGTCTTGATGCCTAAAGCCTGTCCGATACTAATTTGCATACGCAACTCCTCCACGACATCCTTGTCGAGGTACTCTCCTAAATATACTACAATTTTTTCGGCAAGAGTAGCCCTCGCGCTGTTCTCCATCTTCGAGAGCATTTTTACCAACTCGCCACAAATCTTTTTCAAACCGTCGGCATCAAAAGCGTGTTTCATCACCAAAGCACCCACAGCAGCCTCTATATTTTGCTCCGCAAAGCAGGCCTTGTCAGGGACATCTGCGAGGTTAACGAAGACACATTCAAAAGGCAACTTCTTGCCACTAAGCTTTCCCCCATGTTTCTTG
This is a stretch of genomic DNA from Fibrobacter sp. UWB13. It encodes these proteins:
- a CDS encoding aldolase/citrate lyase family protein gives rise to the protein MPLKLMYITNRSDVAEIAQKYGVDRIWVDLETRGKEERQKNYDSVKSQHSVADIRSIKPHLTTSEMLVRINPWYDGSLAEIDSVIEAGADIIMLPYWKTPEEVSNFIKAVDGRCKTTLLLETKEALECVDEVLAKGGFDEIHIGLNDLHLSYGMTFMFELLSDGTVEKLCDKFKTAKIPYGFGGIAKLGSGMLPAEKVIMEHYRLDSTRAILSRSFCDCAKITDITEIEQTFSENLKTLRAFEASLANKTPEDFAQNKVEVATAVADVVAAIKRAKKNA
- a CDS encoding Rpn family recombination-promoting nuclease/putative transposase, with amino-acid sequence MKKKKTNRKHDPFFRYVYAVPENTRALLRLAQLKNAELRQMLSVVDMQSLELIPGSFSSVKEWGYSDLAFTAKYKDGSEFFVGILLEHKSYRERDVLSQIYEYTFQVMVNKNATDFRWLHTKAIVIYNGQKNWDPLAEFRKKHGGKLSGKKLPFECVFVNLADVPDKACFAEQNIEAAVGALVMKHAFDADGLKKICGELVKMLSKMENSARATLAEKIVVYLGEYLDKDVVEELRMQISIGQALGIKTAGDRLRAAERAALRRGKKLGVEQEREKIDERDSKRVEYLRSKNIPDDVIAAMLAIK